The Streptomyces sp. NBC_00344 genome includes a window with the following:
- a CDS encoding ABC-F family ATP-binding cassette domain-containing protein codes for MAVNLVNVEAVSKVYGTRALLDGVSLGVSEGDRIGVVGRNGDGKTTLIRMLAKLEEPDTGRVTHNGGLRSGVLTQHDSLDPQATIRHEVIGDLADHEWAGNAKIRDVLTGLFGGLGLPGFSDGLDTVIAPLSGGERRRIALAKLLIAEQDLIVLDEPTNHLDVEGISWLAGHLRARRSALVVVTHDRWFLDQVCTRMWDVQRGTVHEYEGGYSDYVFARAERERIAATEESKRQNLMRKELAWLRRGAPARTSKPRYRIEAANELIADVPPPRDTSELMKFANARLGKTVFELEDVTVQAGPKVLLTHLTWQLGPGDRVGLVGVNGAGKTSLLRALAEAARTEGDTQPAAGKVVVGRTVKLAYLSQEVTELKPSLRVLEAVQQVRDRVDLGKGREMTAGQLCEKFGFSKEKQWTPVGDLSGGERRRLQILRLLMDEPNVLFLDEPTNDLDIETLTQLEDLLDGWPGSMIVISHDRFFVERTTDRVFALLGDASLRMLPRGIDEYLERRRKVAESQAAVPVPAAVRESPSPAASAKDGRAAKKELQKIERQLDKLSGRESTLHTQITESATDFEKVAKLDAQLRELATERDELEMRWLELAEDA; via the coding sequence ATGGCCGTCAACCTCGTCAATGTCGAGGCCGTCAGCAAGGTCTACGGGACCCGCGCCCTGCTCGACGGTGTCTCCCTCGGCGTCTCCGAGGGAGACCGCATCGGCGTCGTCGGGCGCAACGGTGACGGCAAGACGACCCTGATCCGGATGCTCGCCAAGCTGGAGGAGCCGGACACCGGTCGGGTCACCCACAACGGCGGGCTGCGCAGCGGTGTGCTCACCCAGCACGACTCCCTGGACCCGCAGGCCACCATCCGGCACGAGGTCATCGGGGACCTCGCCGACCATGAGTGGGCGGGCAACGCCAAGATCAGGGACGTGCTGACGGGCCTCTTCGGCGGGCTCGGGCTGCCGGGGTTCTCCGACGGTCTCGACACCGTCATCGCCCCGCTCTCCGGCGGCGAGCGCCGCCGTATCGCGCTGGCCAAGCTGCTCATCGCCGAGCAGGACCTGATCGTGCTCGACGAGCCGACCAACCACCTCGACGTCGAGGGCATCTCCTGGCTGGCGGGGCACCTCAGGGCCCGCCGTTCGGCGCTGGTCGTGGTGACTCACGACCGCTGGTTCCTCGACCAGGTCTGCACCCGGATGTGGGACGTCCAGCGCGGCACGGTGCACGAGTACGAAGGCGGCTACAGCGACTATGTGTTCGCGCGCGCCGAGCGCGAACGCATCGCCGCCACCGAGGAGTCCAAGCGTCAGAACCTGATGCGCAAGGAGCTGGCCTGGCTGCGGCGCGGAGCCCCCGCGCGCACGTCCAAGCCCCGCTACCGCATCGAGGCGGCCAACGAACTGATCGCCGACGTGCCACCGCCGCGTGACACGTCCGAGCTGATGAAGTTCGCCAACGCCCGGCTCGGCAAGACCGTGTTCGAGCTGGAGGACGTCACCGTCCAGGCCGGCCCGAAGGTGCTGCTGACGCATCTGACCTGGCAGCTCGGCCCCGGTGACCGGGTCGGTCTGGTGGGGGTCAACGGCGCGGGCAAGACCTCGCTGCTGCGGGCGCTCGCCGAGGCGGCCCGTACCGAGGGCGACACCCAGCCCGCCGCAGGCAAGGTCGTCGTCGGCAGGACCGTCAAGCTCGCCTACCTCTCCCAGGAGGTCACGGAACTCAAGCCGTCCCTGCGGGTGCTGGAAGCGGTGCAGCAGGTGCGGGACCGCGTCGACCTCGGCAAGGGCCGGGAGATGACGGCGGGTCAGCTGTGCGAGAAGTTCGGCTTCTCCAAGGAGAAGCAGTGGACACCGGTCGGTGACCTGTCGGGCGGTGAGCGCCGGCGGCTGCAGATCCTGCGGCTGCTGATGGACGAGCCCAACGTCCTCTTCCTCGACGAGCCGACCAACGACCTCGACATCGAGACCCTGACCCAGCTGGAGGATCTCCTCGACGGCTGGCCCGGCTCCATGATCGTGATTTCGCACGACCGGTTCTTCGTCGAGCGCACCACCGACCGGGTCTTCGCCCTGCTCGGCGACGCGAGCCTGCGGATGCTGCCGCGAGGTATCGACGAGTACCTGGAACGCCGCCGGAAGGTGGCCGAGTCCCAGGCGGCCGTGCCGGTGCCGGCCGCCGTCAGGGAGAGTCCGTCGCCCGCCGCTTCCGCGAAGGACGGCCGCGCGGCGAAGAAGGAGCTGCAGAAGATCGAGCGGCAACTGGACAAGCTGTCCGGCCGGGAGAGCACGCTTCACACCCAAATCACCGAAAGCGCCACAGACTTCGAAAAAGTTGCGAAGCTGGACGCTCAGCTTCGTGAACTGGCGACAGAGCGGGACGAGTTGGAGATGCGCTGGCTGGAGCTCGCCGAGGACGCCTGA
- a CDS encoding outer membrane protein assembly factor BamB family protein, translating into MTQPPDQQPPQGGFGAPQVPPPGGFGAPTPPAQPPQMPPPPQGPPAQGPPAPQGPPAGPPPGYGYPQQAPQPGPYGYPQQAPGPYGQPPQQGPYGQQQGPYGYPQQYPGAPTPPPGGKGPFKGRTALVIGAAVAALLVIGGGVYAVVGGGGDGDKKPVATDSKHPVEPTTSADVDQGDGSGDGRAGNDDLNAGRKAGEDKVLWLKTNDVALPQNGSENYGMWFTGDVVVKAMYKKVTAYGVNDGKEKWSVPIAHAICAAPHQTTPDGKIVIAYESNDTDKSDCNQMQMIDLKTGKGGWKKPIPEEGSFDIMSSMELTIAGNTVTASRMGPSSAFSVLDGHKIFGASTGACRPSAFAGGAKLIAVESCTKDNQPAASQQVQELNPDTGKSKWTFALPAGWEVKKVYSVDPVVLYSTNEKKKSWNISILKHDGTRRSQLTTKDSFAPECGLSIIESDLQGCLGTAADANTLYLPTEVKSGANEIVAFNLNTGKEKWRSPAAADRTMLPLRMEGSSLVAYQEPSYDGGGAVVSIPSSGGKPKVLLQNPQSTAEIENSFYSKSVSYTNGRLFVMTGHVRGKKGDTTEKTMMAFGK; encoded by the coding sequence ATGACTCAGCCGCCCGACCAGCAGCCGCCGCAGGGCGGTTTCGGCGCTCCGCAGGTCCCTCCGCCGGGGGGCTTCGGTGCCCCGACACCGCCCGCCCAGCCGCCGCAGATGCCGCCGCCTCCGCAGGGGCCGCCGGCGCAGGGTCCGCCCGCGCCGCAGGGCCCCCCGGCCGGGCCGCCGCCCGGATACGGCTATCCCCAGCAGGCTCCGCAGCCCGGCCCCTACGGCTACCCCCAGCAGGCGCCCGGCCCTTACGGCCAGCCGCCCCAGCAGGGTCCTTACGGCCAGCAGCAGGGCCCGTACGGCTATCCGCAGCAGTACCCCGGTGCGCCCACCCCGCCCCCGGGCGGCAAGGGCCCCTTCAAGGGCAGGACCGCTCTCGTCATCGGTGCGGCCGTCGCCGCGCTGCTGGTCATCGGCGGCGGCGTCTATGCCGTTGTCGGGGGTGGCGGCGACGGCGACAAGAAGCCCGTCGCGACCGACAGCAAGCACCCGGTCGAGCCGACCACGTCAGCCGACGTCGACCAGGGCGACGGCAGCGGCGACGGGCGGGCCGGGAACGACGATCTCAACGCCGGTCGCAAAGCGGGCGAGGACAAGGTCCTCTGGCTGAAGACCAACGATGTCGCGCTGCCGCAGAACGGCTCCGAGAACTACGGCATGTGGTTCACCGGTGATGTTGTCGTGAAGGCCATGTACAAGAAGGTCACCGCCTACGGCGTGAACGACGGCAAGGAGAAGTGGAGTGTGCCGATCGCTCACGCGATCTGCGCCGCTCCGCACCAGACCACGCCGGACGGCAAGATCGTCATCGCGTACGAGAGCAATGACACCGACAAGTCCGACTGCAACCAGATGCAGATGATCGACCTGAAGACGGGCAAGGGGGGCTGGAAGAAGCCGATTCCCGAGGAGGGCAGCTTCGACATCATGAGCTCCATGGAGCTCACGATCGCGGGCAACACCGTGACCGCCAGCCGGATGGGTCCCTCCAGCGCCTTCTCGGTGCTGGACGGTCACAAGATCTTCGGGGCGTCCACCGGAGCCTGCAGGCCCAGCGCGTTCGCGGGCGGCGCCAAGCTCATCGCGGTCGAGTCGTGCACCAAGGACAACCAGCCCGCCGCCAGCCAGCAGGTGCAGGAACTGAACCCGGACACCGGCAAGTCGAAGTGGACGTTCGCGCTTCCGGCCGGCTGGGAGGTCAAGAAGGTCTACTCGGTCGACCCGGTGGTCCTCTACTCGACCAACGAGAAGAAGAAGAGCTGGAACATCTCGATCCTCAAGCACGACGGGACCAGGCGCTCCCAGCTGACCACCAAGGACAGCTTCGCGCCGGAGTGCGGTCTGTCGATCATCGAGAGCGATCTGCAGGGCTGCCTCGGTACCGCCGCGGACGCCAACACGCTGTATCTGCCGACCGAGGTGAAGAGCGGCGCGAACGAGATCGTCGCCTTCAACCTGAACACCGGCAAGGAGAAGTGGCGTTCGCCCGCCGCCGCCGACCGCACCATGCTTCCGCTGCGGATGGAGGGATCCAGCCTCGTCGCCTACCAGGAGCCCTCGTACGACGGGGGTGGCGCCGTCGTCAGCATTCCGTCGTCCGGCGGCAAGCCCAAGGTGCTCCTGCAGAACCCGCAGTCGACGGCCGAGATCGAGAACTCCTTCTACTCGAAGTCGGTCTCCTACACGAACGGCCGGCTCTTCGTCATGACCGGACACGTCAGGGGCAAGAAGGGCGACACCACGGAGAAGACCATGATGGCCTTCGGCAAGTGA
- a CDS encoding outer membrane protein assembly factor BamB family protein: MTQPPPQPPEGPPQGGFSKQPPAGGQTPPQPPVPPQMPPQAPPVPQAAPPAGPQDAPPYGYPQQPPTVQDPAYGYPQGAPPAQPGYGYPQNQPPGQQPYGYPTQPMQPQQGAPAGGGGGGFTFGIDAKIITAAAVAIVLIIGAGFAYSSSKGDNEPNVSSAGPTGGSGTGGAKGGGGKEKAPADTNSKVLFQLPYPKVSDVTGTNGSWTTDTLYVKSGVNEVVGYDAVKGTQTWKLPLPGPLCAATSHVSKDNKTVIAFQPKVPTKKKQYWGCSEIAALDLSSGKLLWTRSAKDGDEKASFDEVTLGGGTVAAGGTDGGAAWDLESGAVRWAPKASTDQCEDRGYGGGENLVAVRGCGDYDNPQISVQVLNPKSGAPTATYKMPTGVQYAHIVSTKPLVVAADVGDTAGDGSGISDYFSVDEKTGTLRARISADADTYAGKCASTEVESCTNLVVGNDRLYVPTEEHDGTGDDVGQTNEIVAFDLATGKLVNGKAPAGAGYQAYPVRMDGSNVIAYKRGPYDKGGQVASLDGSTLKQTVLMNNPADESVRRAEADFLPDSAEIRYTGGRLYLADDLISEDTGSSDDRKYLAIGFGTN; this comes from the coding sequence ATGACCCAGCCGCCGCCCCAGCCGCCCGAAGGACCACCGCAGGGGGGCTTCTCCAAGCAGCCCCCGGCCGGTGGCCAGACGCCGCCCCAGCCGCCGGTGCCTCCGCAGATGCCTCCGCAGGCACCGCCGGTCCCGCAGGCCGCTCCGCCCGCCGGGCCGCAGGACGCGCCGCCGTACGGCTATCCGCAGCAGCCGCCCACCGTGCAGGACCCGGCGTACGGCTACCCGCAGGGAGCGCCGCCCGCTCAGCCCGGATACGGCTACCCGCAGAACCAGCCACCGGGGCAGCAGCCCTACGGCTATCCGACCCAGCCGATGCAGCCCCAGCAGGGCGCCCCGGCCGGCGGTGGCGGCGGTGGTTTCACCTTCGGAATCGACGCGAAGATCATCACGGCCGCCGCTGTGGCCATCGTGCTCATCATCGGCGCGGGCTTCGCGTACTCGTCCAGCAAGGGCGACAACGAGCCCAATGTGTCGTCGGCGGGCCCGACCGGCGGATCCGGCACCGGCGGCGCCAAGGGCGGCGGCGGCAAGGAGAAGGCCCCCGCGGACACCAACTCCAAGGTGCTCTTCCAGCTGCCGTATCCCAAGGTCAGCGACGTCACGGGAACCAACGGTTCCTGGACCACGGACACGCTGTATGTGAAGTCCGGGGTCAACGAGGTCGTCGGCTACGACGCGGTGAAGGGCACCCAGACCTGGAAGCTTCCGCTGCCGGGGCCGTTGTGCGCCGCGACCAGCCACGTCAGCAAGGACAACAAGACGGTCATCGCCTTCCAGCCCAAGGTGCCGACCAAGAAGAAGCAGTACTGGGGCTGCAGCGAGATCGCCGCGCTGGACCTCAGCAGCGGCAAGCTGCTCTGGACGAGGTCGGCCAAGGACGGCGACGAGAAGGCAAGCTTCGACGAGGTCACCCTCGGAGGCGGTACGGTCGCGGCCGGCGGCACCGACGGCGGCGCCGCCTGGGACCTCGAATCGGGGGCGGTCCGCTGGGCACCGAAGGCCAGCACCGACCAGTGCGAGGACCGCGGTTACGGCGGCGGGGAGAACCTGGTCGCGGTGCGTGGCTGCGGCGACTACGACAACCCGCAGATCAGTGTGCAGGTCCTGAACCCGAAGTCGGGTGCGCCGACCGCGACGTACAAGATGCCGACGGGTGTGCAGTACGCGCACATCGTCTCCACGAAGCCGCTTGTCGTGGCCGCCGACGTCGGTGACACCGCGGGCGACGGCAGTGGCATCTCGGACTACTTCTCGGTCGACGAGAAGACCGGCACGCTGCGCGCCAGGATCTCCGCCGACGCCGACACCTACGCCGGCAAGTGCGCCAGCACCGAGGTGGAGAGCTGCACCAACCTGGTGGTCGGCAACGACCGGCTGTACGTCCCGACGGAGGAGCACGACGGGACCGGTGACGACGTCGGGCAGACCAACGAGATCGTCGCCTTCGATCTCGCCACCGGCAAACTGGTGAACGGCAAGGCTCCGGCCGGTGCGGGTTACCAGGCGTACCCCGTCCGGATGGACGGCAGCAACGTCATCGCCTACAAGCGGGGCCCCTACGACAAGGGCGGCCAGGTCGCATCCCTCGACGGCTCCACCCTCAAGCAGACGGTCCTGATGAACAACCCGGCCGACGAGTCTGTCCGCCGGGCGGAAGCAGACTTCCTGCCCGACTCCGCGGAGATCCGCTACACCGGCGGGCGGCTCTATCTCGCCGACGATCTGATCAGCGAGGACACCGGCTCATCGGACGACAGGAAGTACCTGGCCATCGGCTTCGGTACGAACTGA
- a CDS encoding helix-turn-helix transcriptional regulator translates to MSVRLMVVDDHRLLAEALASALKLRGHRVLAAAAPTGGAAELVVSRAPEVCLFGTALPAEPGAFDPIVRIRQERPQVAVVVLGPVPSPRGIAAAFAAGACGYVRHDERIEGVERAMVKARAGEAAVAPTLLQGAFAELLNPVAQPDDEGQRLLQMLTPREVEVLVRVAEGEDTRLIAAGMRIAPSTARTHVQRVLMKLGVGSRLEAAALAARTGLLDRAAMTAAVCAAEPGTPEGPDPVV, encoded by the coding sequence ATGAGCGTGCGGCTCATGGTGGTCGACGACCACCGACTGCTCGCCGAGGCGCTCGCCTCGGCACTGAAACTCCGCGGGCACCGGGTGCTCGCGGCGGCCGCGCCCACCGGTGGCGCGGCCGAACTGGTGGTGAGCAGGGCGCCCGAGGTGTGCCTGTTCGGTACGGCGCTGCCCGCCGAACCGGGAGCCTTCGACCCGATCGTCCGGATCAGGCAGGAACGCCCGCAGGTGGCCGTGGTGGTGCTGGGTCCTGTGCCGAGCCCGCGGGGGATCGCCGCGGCCTTCGCCGCCGGAGCTTGCGGATACGTGCGCCACGACGAGCGTATAGAGGGTGTCGAGCGGGCGATGGTGAAGGCCAGGGCGGGGGAGGCGGCGGTCGCCCCGACGCTGTTGCAGGGGGCGTTCGCCGAGCTGCTCAATCCGGTGGCCCAGCCGGACGACGAGGGGCAGCGACTGCTGCAGATGCTCACCCCGCGCGAGGTCGAGGTGCTGGTGCGAGTGGCCGAAGGCGAGGACACGCGGCTGATCGCGGCGGGGATGCGGATCGCGCCGAGCACGGCGCGTACTCATGTCCAGCGGGTGCTGATGAAGCTGGGTGTCGGATCGCGGCTGGAGGCCGCCGCGCTCGCGGCACGTACCGGGCTGCTCGACCGCGCGGCGATGACCGCGGCGGTCTGCGCGGCGGAACCGGGCACGCCGGAGGGGCCGGACCCCGTGGTGTGA